A DNA window from bacterium contains the following coding sequences:
- the sepF gene encoding cell division protein SepF: MAGLVNRIKHMVGLSPQMEDNEDDLYDELYGSVEGEDEVEVETYQENPIRNRKNNLKVLSHPSASSYEVMVIEPKSFEDSLEVVNNLRTRKSLILNLHLLDAEQSQRVVDFISGATHAIDGHQQKVGEGVFVFTPNNINIAVETEKTRVIRDAFWSQA, from the coding sequence TTGGCAGGTCTAGTAAATAGAATTAAACACATGGTTGGTTTGTCTCCACAAATGGAAGACAATGAAGATGATCTTTATGATGAATTATACGGATCAGTAGAAGGGGAAGACGAAGTAGAAGTGGAAACTTATCAGGAGAACCCTATTAGAAACAGGAAAAACAATTTGAAAGTTCTTTCACATCCAAGCGCTTCCAGTTATGAAGTAATGGTTATTGAACCAAAGTCTTTTGAAGATTCACTCGAAGTTGTTAACAACTTAAGAACAAGAAAGTCATTAATCTTAAATCTTCATCTTTTAGACGCTGAACAATCTCAAAGAGTTGTTGACTTTATTTCAGGTGCAACGCACGCAATTGACGGTCACCAGCAAAAAGTCGGCGAAGGTGTTTTTGTTTTTACTCCTAACAATATCAATATTGCTGTAGAAACAGAAAAAACCAGAGTTATAAGAGACGCTTTCTGGAGCCAGGCATAA
- the tsf gene encoding translation elongation factor Ts — MTNITAAQVKELRDKTGAGIMDAKRTLTETNGDINKAVELLRQKGIASAEKKMGRIAAEGLVGSYIHNGKIGVMVEINCETDFVAKNEDFQQLVKDICLHIASTAPEFVSRDEIPASVIEEEKRIESGKEDLKGKPENIVEKIIQGRVDKLMAEKCLLEQPFVKDPNIKIEDLVKEKIAKIGEKITIRRFTRYVLGEGIQKKEENFAEEVMKQCGK, encoded by the coding sequence ATGACTAATATAACTGCTGCACAAGTAAAAGAACTTAGAGATAAAACCGGTGCCGGCATTATGGATGCTAAAAGAACACTTACTGAAACAAACGGTGATATAAATAAAGCTGTAGAACTTTTAAGACAAAAAGGTATTGCTTCAGCTGAAAAGAAAATGGGACGTATAGCTGCCGAAGGGTTAGTAGGTTCTTATATTCATAACGGGAAAATTGGCGTAATGGTTGAAATTAACTGCGAAACAGACTTTGTTGCTAAAAACGAAGACTTTCAACAGTTAGTTAAAGATATTTGCCTGCACATTGCAAGCACTGCACCTGAATTCGTTTCCAGAGACGAAATTCCTGCTTCTGTTATCGAAGAAGAAAAAAGAATTGAGTCAGGAAAAGAAGATCTTAAAGGTAAACCTGAAAATATTGTTGAAAAAATCATTCAAGGCAGAGTTGATAAATTAATGGCCGAAAAATGCTTGCTTGAACAACCTTTTGTTAAAGATCCAAACATCAAAATCGAAGATTTAGTTAAAGAAAAAATTGCTAAAATCGGTGAAAAAATCACAATAAGAAGATTCACCAGATACGTTCTTGGCGAAGGTATTCAGAAAAAAGAAGAAAACTTTGCTGAAGAAGTTATGAAGCAATGCGGTAAATAA
- a CDS encoding 50S ribosomal protein L25: MALLEAKKRDISLNPRQIRAEGLVPATVYGSAMDSISIQLDVKDFIAAYKKDKNAIFELKTETEAHKVIVKKVQTDPVNDKVLNVEFQRIKADQKVKITVPFETVGDSAAVKAGGTLVFNISAIEVECLPSDIPSTIKVDISKLENYEDSLTVQQIEFPKGVRAVGNAETIAVKIVAPKASK, from the coding sequence ATGGCATTATTAGAGGCAAAGAAAAGGGATATTTCCTTAAATCCAAGGCAAATAAGAGCAGAAGGGCTTGTTCCTGCTACAGTTTATGGAAGCGCGATGGATTCAATTTCAATTCAGCTTGATGTTAAAGACTTTATAGCTGCTTACAAAAAAGATAAAAACGCAATCTTTGAATTGAAAACAGAAACAGAAGCACACAAAGTTATCGTGAAAAAAGTGCAAACAGACCCTGTAAACGATAAAGTTCTTAATGTTGAATTTCAAAGAATTAAAGCTGACCAGAAAGTAAAAATAACAGTTCCGTTTGAAACAGTTGGTGATTCTGCTGCTGTAAAAGCCGGCGGCACATTAGTATTTAATATTTCAGCTATAGAAGTTGAATGTTTACCTTCTGATATCCCTTCAACAATAAAAGTTGATATTTCAAAATTAGAAAATTATGAAGATTCTTTGACTGTTCAGCAAATAGAATTTCCAAAAGGCGTTAGAGCTGTAGGAAATGCAGAAACAATTGCTGTAAAAATAGTAGCACCAAAAGCTTCTAAATAA
- the rpsB gene encoding 30S ribosomal protein S2: protein MPVASMLELLEAGVHFGHQTQRWNPKMKKYIYGERNGIYIINLQQTTVMLDKAYEAAREIASKGKNVVFVGTKKQATEIIEQEATRCNSFYISRRWLGGTLTNFETIRTRIKKLNELEELRDSGHFDRLPKKEVAVMTRQIAKLNKSLGGVKKMRGMPDLLFIIDQKRELIAIKEANKLNIPIIGLVDTNCDPEDINYVIPGNDDAIRAIKLIAGKIADAVLEGKALRESAGVSQEDTAEKIEEVKPEDAGVTEEDLKLKVEGLEEVIEKIEEEK, encoded by the coding sequence ATGCCAGTAGCATCAATGTTAGAACTTTTAGAAGCCGGCGTTCACTTCGGACACCAGACACAACGCTGGAATCCGAAAATGAAAAAATATATTTACGGTGAAAGAAACGGTATCTATATTATAAACCTTCAACAAACAACTGTAATGCTCGATAAAGCTTATGAAGCAGCTAGAGAAATCGCTTCAAAAGGCAAAAACGTTGTTTTTGTAGGAACAAAAAAACAGGCTACCGAAATCATCGAGCAGGAAGCCACCAGATGTAATTCTTTTTATATCAGCAGACGCTGGTTGGGCGGAACTTTAACAAACTTTGAAACAATCAGGACAAGAATCAAAAAACTTAATGAACTTGAAGAACTAAGAGACAGCGGTCACTTTGACAGACTTCCCAAAAAAGAAGTCGCTGTTATGACAAGACAAATCGCAAAACTTAATAAATCTTTAGGCGGTGTCAAAAAAATGAGAGGCATGCCTGATTTATTATTCATTATCGATCAAAAAAGAGAACTTATTGCTATCAAAGAAGCTAATAAACTGAATATCCCGATTATTGGCCTTGTTGATACAAACTGTGACCCTGAAGACATTAATTATGTTATTCCCGGTAATGATGATGCTATAAGAGCAATCAAATTAATCGCAGGAAAAATTGCGGATGCGGTTCTTGAAGGAAAAGCGCTCAGAGAAAGCGCAGGCGTTTCTCAGGAAGACACCGCTGAAAAAATTGAAGAAGTAAAACCTGAAGATGCCGGAGTAACAGAAGAAGATCTTAAATTAAAAGTTGAAGGTCTTGAAGAAGTAATAGAAAAAATAGAAGAAGAAAAATAA
- a CDS encoding YggS family pyridoxal phosphate-dependent enzyme, whose product MSISENLKNIQTYTLNARIIAVTKYITAEKVIEAFKAGIRDFGENKVQDAEKKRAELPEEVEKNSNWHFLGHLQTNKVKKVVGIFDYIHSVDSLKIAKAISECAASQNLIQKVFIQINIAKEESKFGFSPEEAEESFSEISKLDSIDIVGLMTMAPFTSDIEEQKKAFRGLRELRNQLQKKFGVQLNELSMGMSNDYKIAVKEGATVVRIGQALFI is encoded by the coding sequence ATGAGTATCAGTGAAAATCTGAAAAATATTCAAACTTATACATTAAATGCACGAATAATTGCTGTAACGAAATACATAACCGCGGAAAAGGTAATAGAAGCTTTTAAAGCAGGTATCAGGGACTTTGGGGAAAACAAGGTTCAGGATGCGGAAAAGAAAAGGGCTGAATTACCGGAGGAAGTGGAAAAAAATTCAAACTGGCATTTTTTAGGGCATTTGCAGACTAACAAAGTAAAAAAAGTTGTCGGCATTTTTGATTATATTCATTCCGTTGATTCTTTAAAAATCGCAAAAGCAATATCTGAATGCGCAGCTTCTCAAAATTTAATTCAGAAAGTGTTTATTCAGATAAATATTGCGAAAGAGGAAAGTAAATTCGGTTTTTCACCGGAGGAAGCAGAAGAAAGTTTTTCTGAAATTTCCAAACTTGACTCGATAGACATAGTAGGGTTGATGACAATGGCTCCTTTTACTTCAGACATTGAAGAACAAAAAAAGGCATTCAGGGGGCTAAGAGAGTTAAGGAATCAGCTTCAAAAGAAATTCGGCGTTCAGCTTAACGAACTTTCAATGGGTATGAGCAATGATTACAAAATAGCGGTTAAAGAAGGCGCTACTGTAGTAAGAATAGGACAAGCGTTATTTATTTAG
- a CDS encoding PLP-dependent aspartate aminotransferase family protein gives MRENNHGKNTKCVHVGTVHDKLTNGANTPVYTSTSNGFDNDSGGLYYPRYLNMPNHKAVAEKICELEEGGQEAVVVSSGMAAISSAMLALLKTGDHVLFSEDLYGGTDYFIKEELEKFGIDYTLASTDDLENFENRIKDNTKIIYFETPSNPLLKIVDIEEIVLIAKKYDIITIIDNTFASPINQNPLKFGVDVVVHSASKYLNGHSDLICGVIVTSEKIMKRIRPYVINTGGTLNAQDLYLLERSIKTLNLRMQKHNENAQKLSAYLEKHPLVKKVYYPGLKSHAGHEIAKAQMSGFGGVLSVETSLNKEKTREFLSKLKLFQEAGSLAGVESLISLPCETSHAKMSLETRCNIGITDSLMRISLGIEDIEDLIADIEQAFEKI, from the coding sequence ATGCGTGAAAATAATCACGGAAAAAATACAAAATGTGTTCATGTCGGAACTGTTCACGATAAATTAACAAATGGAGCAAATACTCCCGTTTATACCTCAACCTCAAACGGTTTTGACAATGATTCAGGGGGATTATATTATCCCAGATACCTAAATATGCCTAATCACAAAGCAGTAGCTGAAAAAATCTGCGAATTAGAAGAAGGCGGACAAGAAGCCGTTGTTGTAAGTTCCGGAATGGCAGCAATTTCTTCTGCGATGCTGGCACTTTTAAAGACAGGCGATCATGTACTTTTTTCTGAAGACTTGTATGGCGGGACTGATTATTTTATTAAGGAAGAACTCGAAAAATTTGGAATAGACTACACTCTTGCTTCTACAGATGATCTTGAAAATTTTGAAAATAGAATCAAAGACAATACAAAAATTATCTACTTTGAAACACCTTCGAATCCTCTTTTGAAAATAGTTGATATAGAAGAAATTGTTCTAATCGCAAAAAAATACGACATTATAACAATCATAGATAACACTTTTGCTTCTCCGATAAACCAGAACCCGCTTAAATTCGGGGTGGACGTTGTTGTACACAGTGCCAGTAAATATTTGAACGGACATAGCGACTTAATTTGCGGAGTAATAGTTACTTCAGAAAAGATTATGAAAAGAATCCGCCCTTATGTAATAAATACAGGCGGTACTTTGAATGCACAGGATTTATACCTTCTTGAAAGAAGTATAAAAACCCTGAATTTAAGAATGCAAAAACATAACGAAAATGCCCAGAAATTGTCTGCATATCTTGAAAAACACCCGCTTGTAAAAAAAGTTTATTACCCCGGACTCAAGTCCCATGCCGGACACGAAATAGCAAAAGCACAAATGTCAGGTTTTGGAGGTGTTTTATCAGTAGAAACATCTTTAAACAAAGAAAAAACAAGAGAATTTCTCTCAAAGCTTAAATTGTTTCAGGAAGCAGGAAGCCTTGCCGGAGTAGAATCGCTTATTTCTTTACCCTGCGAAACTTCTCATGCAAAAATGTCTCTTGAAACAAGATGCAATATAGGCATTACGGATAGCTTAATGAGAATTTCTTTGGGCATAGAAGATATTGAAGACTTAATAGCAGATATAGAACAAGCTTTTGAAAAAATTTAA
- the holA gene encoding DNA polymerase III subunit delta, translating to MPAYLYWGEEEFNLENAVKELRKKVLDENWASINHKKLNEPEILELIETLQTLPMMFGNLLVEVSAANLFLRANRKSTNQDDALPLGNKKLSSSDSLMQKLFEVIENLNDRVHLLFVCPIPRESGKKIDGTLKLTKTLQKIGKVEEFPAYKFYEDYKLVDWIIKQAGTKSLKISKESAAVLLANSGTDLRKIDTELEKIKTTIHPKVQISTKDFEEMISTGENIFKLADLWIKGEKIQAIKELHKLFEKNHSLRILATLQTMTRRWLKIKISSKKHNAFDIAKFVNLPKFVVEQDLIKLKNISEEKLIEFREKAVQAEYKIKTGELSAENAMELLIAG from the coding sequence ATGCCTGCATATCTTTATTGGGGCGAAGAAGAATTTAATCTTGAAAATGCGGTAAAAGAGCTTAGGAAAAAGGTTCTTGACGAAAATTGGGCTTCAATAAACCATAAAAAACTCAACGAGCCGGAAATTCTTGAGCTGATTGAGACATTGCAAACTTTGCCGATGATGTTCGGGAATTTGCTTGTGGAAGTTAGTGCAGCAAATCTTTTTTTAAGAGCAAATAGAAAAAGTACAAATCAGGATGATGCTCTCCCGCTTGGCAATAAAAAACTCAGTTCTTCTGACAGTTTGATGCAAAAGCTTTTTGAAGTTATTGAAAATTTAAATGACAGGGTTCATCTGCTTTTTGTGTGTCCTATCCCTCGAGAAAGCGGCAAAAAAATTGACGGCACTTTAAAACTTACCAAAACTCTCCAAAAAATCGGGAAAGTTGAGGAATTTCCGGCATATAAGTTTTATGAGGATTACAAGCTTGTTGACTGGATTATAAAGCAAGCAGGCACTAAATCATTGAAAATTTCAAAAGAGTCTGCCGCTGTTCTTCTTGCTAATTCAGGGACGGATTTAAGAAAAATCGATACGGAACTTGAAAAAATAAAAACTACGATTCATCCTAAAGTGCAAATTTCAACAAAAGACTTTGAAGAAATGATTTCTACAGGTGAAAATATATTCAAGCTGGCGGATTTGTGGATTAAGGGAGAAAAAATTCAGGCAATAAAAGAACTGCATAAACTTTTTGAAAAAAATCATTCCCTGAGAATTCTTGCCACTTTGCAAACTATGACAAGAAGATGGCTGAAAATTAAAATTTCATCGAAAAAACATAATGCTTTTGATATTGCAAAATTCGTAAATTTACCTAAATTTGTGGTTGAGCAGGATTTAATCAAGCTTAAAAATATTTCTGAAGAAAAATTGATAGAATTTAGAGAAAAAGCCGTTCAGGCTGAGTATAAAATAAAAACAGGGGAACTGTCAGCAGAAAATGCTATGGAACTTTTGATAGCAGGATAA